The Microcella flavibacter DNA segment GCGATCGCCTGCTCGCAGAGCTCCTCGGACTGGGCGATCCAGAGGATCGGGCCCCTGAGCTCGTCGCTCACCAGGAGCCGCACGATCGACTCCACGGCGACGCGTGTCTTGCCGGCCCCGGTCGGGAGGTTGAGAAGAGCGCGCGCCGCCTGGCCGTCGGTGCTCCGCTCCAGGGCGATCTCGCGCACGCCCTTCGCGATCTCCTCCTGGAAGTCGTGCAGCGGCGCGAGCTCCACCTTTCCCAGAACGTGCTCCACCGGGAGGGGGTTGCGGGCCTTCGCCCCGGCGAACGCCGTCGCGAAGCCGAGGGAGGCGACCAGGCGTTGAGCCTCGGGCGAGCCCGCCCATTGCTGCGGGACCTGGATCCCCTTCCCTGCCATCGTCTCCTTGAGCATGAGGAGCGCGTCGTAACCCCTCACAGTCAGGTAGAGCTCCGCGACCTCGCGATCGTTCTGAGCGCCCTTCCGCTGCCGCACTGATGCGAGAAGCCCATCGGGAAGCAGGCCACCGAGCTGCTCTGCATCGGCGAGCAGGAGGATCTTCTCCACGTCGGACCCTGCGGCGCGCACTCTTCCGACAAGTTCGTTCACGCGGAGCTGCTGGCCGAGGTCGATCACCCGATGGATCTCCTCGTCCGACAGTCGGAGCTGGAGAAGCTGGGAGACCTGCGACAGCACGCCGATCTCGTCGAGCGATTCGTCGATCGTCAGGAGATCTCCCTGCTCGATGCCCAGCAGCTCCTTCTCGCGCATGCCGTTGGGGCCCTGGATCTTCCTGACGATACGCGGGCTGGATCGCACCTTGTACCGGGAAAGGTCCGCATCGCCCGCGAGGCGAGGGAGGGCGGGGAAGACATCGAGCAGCGGTACCTCCTCGGCTCCCTCGATGATCTCCAGTGCTCGTCGGAGGACCTCTTCGCTCGTCCTGAGCCCCCACTGGTCGGCGAGCCGGGCAGCGGCGGATTTGCTGCACGGGAGGTAGGACGTGCCATCGGCGCGCAGCTCGAGCGCGTCATCCGCGCTGAGCGCGAGCACGACGGAGGATCGCTCCACGATACGGATCTGCCCGTCGGGCGATACCGCGGGCAGCTTCGCACTCCGCGTGAACTTCCTTCTATCTGCAGCCTGGAGGAGCGTCTCGGTCAACCGCTCCATGCCGTCGGCCTCGAGCATGTAGTCGCTCCGCCGGAACGCGAACTCGATCGCCGAATCCGGGGCTGACGCCAGGTCTTTCGGAAGAGAGAGGGCGAGAGCGAGGTCGCGATCAGCCATCACCGGGAGGAACGCGCCGTAGGCGGACAAGCTCGGGCCGAGGGCGACCGCGAAGGGCAACGAGCCCAGCGTGGTCTGAGCCCGGCCGTACTCGGTCAGCGCCCACAGCGCCGGGGACACCACGTCCGTGGCGCCCTTCGCGCCCGTCGACACGGTGAACCCGATGCTGAGCTTCTGGGTGTCCAGGTTGCGGATGATCTCGGCGGACCACGCCGTGAGCGCCTGGTGATCATCCTTCAGGTCGTGGAGGAGGCTCAACGGGCCCGTTCCGACGGCAGTCGGCCAATGGATCTCGAGCAGACGCGCATTCTGGGCTGCGAGACGAGCTTCCAGGTGGCTGGTCACATGCGACCGCCACCGGGCGTACACGAGGTCGTCGCTCAGGTCGGCACGCGAATCCGCACCGGTGAGGCATCCCGCGGCTGCGAGGAGATCTCCGCGACCGCGGTGAATTGCTGGATCCGCGTGCAGGGCGTCATTCTCGGCCGCGATCCGCTGATCCGCGAAAATCGATGACGCGGTCCGCCAGGTCCCGGTTCTGTCGCGCACCTTGATGGTCCTGCCTGCGTCGACCGCCTCTCGCATCGCCCGGATGCCCGACGCGGGTGAAGCCGAGGTGATGGCACTCCAGTAGCGCTCCCACTCGGCCTCGCCCCAGGACGATCTGATGCCTGCGGTGAGCGCGGTGGCGGTCTGGTCGATCGAGACTCCCTGGAAGCCGAGCCCTCGGAGGACGGCTCTGATCTCGGGCACGCTGCTGAGGGCCCGATCCACGATGGGAAGTCCTTCCGGTACGACACTTCCGGGCTCTGCGAGGAGCACGCGCGAGCTCTCGGCCGCTCGTGCCCAGCCGCCGCCCTCGAGGGGAATCACCGGGGAGGAGAAGATCTCCGGGAGGGAGCCCGCCCGACGAGGGACGCCGGCGAGGATGTCGAGTGCTGCGAGAATCGCCTTCTGATCGCGGACCATTGCGAGCTCGCGCAGCCACGCCGTAGCCGTCGTCTCCGAGCGGCCGCGGCCGGCGTCGTCCGTCGCGCGGAGCAGTGCCCGCAGTCTCGTCCTGCGGGTCGGCGTCTGGTAGCAGCGCCAGTGCGGGACGTCGGAGCGAGGAACTGACGCCTGCCAGTCGCGCACTCCTTCCGGTTGCACCTGATCATCGTCGGTGTCGAGCGCGCCGTGGAAGTGCTCCGCGACCCGGAGAGCGCCGTTCGCATCGGGGATGAAGGCACGTCTGGATGCGAGTTCGGGGATGCGACGGGAGAGGAACGAGTCCGCTTCGCTCCGGGTCTCTCGTCCGCGGGCGGGGAAGAGGTCGAAGTGAGCGGCCGGATCCTCAGGTGTGGATGCGCGCCCTGCTACCTCGAGGAACAGCTCCGCGGATGCTTCCAGCAGCTCCCGATTGAGGGCGCTCATGCCCGGGACCAGCGCGGTCCGGTCCTCGATGAGGTGCCATGGAGCATTGAAAGCACCGCGGGCGGTCGTGAAGTCGCCGAGGGGGAACCACGCCCACAGGCGGCCCAGCTCGGCCGTTTTGCCGTCCAGTGGCGCCGCGTAGGAGACGAGCATCTCGTCACGCGCGATCGTAGAGGGGAGTTCGGCGAGGGCTTGAGTCGAAGGTCGCACCATGCGTGACGCGTAAGCGTAGCGCCGCACCTCGTCCCCATTGGTGATCGTGACGTCGTCGGCATCCCGCTGCCGGAGGTACGTCCGCGGCTCGCGCTGGCCCTCCGCGCCCGCGAGGACGACGCCGAGCTCGTTCACCCAATCCAAGAACAACAGGTAGTTCGGAGGCAGATTCACCAGCTCTTCGCGCACTCGAGCGCCACCCCGGGCGAGAGGCAGCTTCACGATCGTGGATGCCCATGTCATCAGGTCGGCGAGGTCCGGGTCCGACGCCGCCTCCGCGCGCGCATCGATCACTGCGGGTACCCGCATGACGGGGAAGCGATCGCCCTCGATGCCCGCGTCGATGAAGATCGACTGAGACCCGGGCGCATTGAACTGGAATGCGACCGTCCGGCTGAAGACTTGCGGATTGTCCGTCAGCGCCAGCACGGACTTGAAGCCGAGCCCGAATCGACCGATCTCATCGCCGCGCTTCGAGGCGATGAAGGCGTAGCAGAGCGCGGTCACGCCCCGTTCGTCGAACGCCGCACCCTCGTTGGCGCAGTAGAGATTGCCGCCCGCTATGCGGAACTCGACCCGCCCGGCTGATCCTCCGGTCAGAAGGGCATCGGCGGCGTTCTGAAGCAGCTCGGGAATCTGCCGCTTCCCGTATCCGCCCGAGGCGAGATCCTCCTCATGACCTAGGTGCTCCTGAAGCAGGAGCGGATCATTCACGTAGTTGGAGATGGCGATTCGCTGGCGCTCGCCTACGAAGGCGACGAGAGCTGCGTCGGGTTCCGGCCAGACCGACACGGGGTGACTCCTTGTCCGCCCTCATCCGTGAGGGACTCTCCGACCCTACCGAGCGGCACCGACATCCCGATGTCACGCGTTCGGGGTACGCGGACGGCGCGCGTTGAGGATCGTGCATGATCGGGGCCATGTCCCCCGAGCCGCGATCGTCGGACACGTCATGGGCCGTGAATCCCGGCGTCCGCCGCTCCATGCTGTCCAATCGTCGGAGGGACACCGCCCCCGAGTTGGCTGTGCGCCGCATGCTCCACGCGAGTGGCTTGAGGTACCGCGTCGACTTCGCGCCGACTGCGAACAAGCGCCGACGCGCCGATATCGTCTTCACACGGCGGCGTCTCGCGATCTACATCGACGGCTGCTTCTGGCATTCATGTCCACTGCACCGGACCAGTCCGAGAGCGAACTCCGACTATTGGGAGCCGAAACTTCGGCGCAACGTGGAGAGGGACCGGGAGACGACCGCCGCGCTCGCGGCCGCGGGCTGGTCGGTGTTCAGATTCTGGGAGCACGAGCCTCCCGAACTGGTCGTCGCCACCGTGATCGCGGCCCTCCGGGATCAGGTGCCGGAGCACAGTGCTGGTGTCGACGCCCTCTCGATCGCGGCGATTCGGATCACCGCTCGGTCAGATCCGCATACTCCGGGTGCCGCCGCATCCACATGACGGCGAAGGGGCAGCGCGGCTGCACGCGGTCGGTGCTCTCTGACCTCAGGTGATCGAGCACAGCCTGCACGACCTCCCCGCCGACGCCCTTGTTGCGCAGGAACGGCGGCACCTCCACGTGGATGAGCTGCACCACGCCGTCGCGGCGGTCGTAGGCGATGAAGCCGCGCAGCTCCTCGCCGTCGTGCACCGTGTAGCGCTCGGAATCGGGCTCGTGGGTCACCGTCAGCGTCATGACCGTGACCCTACCGAGCGACCCCGAGCGGGCATCCAGCTCGCAAGCAGAACCGGGTTCAGGCGGTCAGTGCATCCACGTTCTCGGGCGACAGCGCGTAGTGGATCGCGAGCATGCTCGCGCCGATGACGGCCGCGTCGGCTCCGGTGCTCGACTCGACGATCGCCAGGTGCGTCGCGGCGAGCGGGGTCGAGCGCGTGTATACGACCTCGCGCACGCCCGCGAGCAGGTGCTCGCCGGCCTGCGCCATCGCGCCGCCGATGACGATCACCGAGGGGTTCATGAGGCTGACGCACGCGGCGAGCACCTCGCCGATGTCGCGGCCGGCCTGGCGCACCGCCTGGATCGCGTCGCGGTCGCCGCGCTTGGCCTATGTCACCCGCGATGCCCTGGGCTCCACACTGCGTCACCGTGGCTTTCGTGCCGGGACCCTCGAGCGCTGACCAATGCTCGCCGGCCAGTTGTGGCTTGATGAACCGACCCTCGCATCATGTTCCTGCGAGGGTCGGAGACGTCGGAGGACGTGCAGATCGACCACGTCGTGTCGTTATCCAACGCGTGGCAGACCGGGGCCCAGCAGCTCGATCAGCAGTCTCGGATCCGACTCGCGAACGACCCGCTCAACCTCCTCGCCGTAGACGGGCCGTCGAACATGCAGAAGAGCGACGCCGACGCGGCGACCTGGCTTCCGCCGAACCGCGAGTACTGGTGCCCCCTCGTCGCACGGCAGGTCAGCGTGAAGGCCAAGTACGGTCTCTGGGTGACGCCGCCCGAACGAGACGCGATCGCACGCATCCTCGATTCCTGTCCTGGTCAGTCCGCGCTGCGAGGCTGACGCCGCTATCCGGCGAGGGGATGCCGATCCAGGAGTCGCGCTAATGAAGCAGCCGCCCCCGAAGGAGGGCTACCTCGGCGACACCGGCTGCTAATAAATTTCACATATGACTGACTCATCCACCCCTATGCCCCCGAGCGGCTCACCCGCCGCTCCGTCGGCGGGCGCGACCTACGCGCCCGCTCCCACCGACCCCAACTTCGGTGCACCCGCCAAGCGTCCCGGCGGCAACGGCCTCGCCATCACGTCGCTCATCTTGGGCATCGTTGCCATCCTGGGATTCGCCGTCCCCGTTCTCAACGTCTTCTCGGCACTGCTCGCCGTGGTCGGCCTCGTGCTCGGCGTGATCGCGTTCATCCGCAAGGCCGGGTCGCGCGGGCTCTCGCTCAGCGGCACGATCGTCTCCGGCCTCGCGCTTCTGCTCTCGGTCATCTTCATCGTGATCTACGCCGTCGGCCTCAGCGCCGCCATCGATGAGGTCTCCAGCGACGACCCGGCCGTGGTCGAGACGCCGGTCGCCGAGAGCGAGGCCGAGCCGGCCGCGCCGGCGGATGAGGAGGCTGAGGAGCCCGCGGCGTCCGACGTCGGCACTCGCGAGAACCCCGCGCCCATCGGCACGACGATCGAGGTGAGCTCGTTCGATGAGGTCATCTACGAGGTCACGCTCGGTCAGCCTGTCCTCAACGCCAACGACGCCGTCGCGGGCGCCAACCAGTTCAACGAGCCGGCAGAGGCGGGCTTCCAGTACGCGCTCGTGCCGGTGAACGTCACCTACGTGGGCTCGGAGACCGGAACGCCCTGGATCGACCTCGCGGTCGAGTACGTGTCCGCGGCGGGTTCGACCCACACGCAGGCCGACTCGCCGTCAGTTGCCCCGGAGCCGACGATGATGAGCATCAACGAGATGTACAACGGCTCCACCGCGACCGGCAACATCGTCATCATGATCCCCACCGAGGGTGCTGCCGGCGGCGCGTGGACGGTGAGCGCCCTCTTCGGCGACCCGTTCTTCTTCGCCGCCGAATAGGCGACCACTGACCGTCGGCCCGGATGATGCACGCGTCATCCGGGCCGACGCATGTCCGCAGACCTCACGATCAAGCGGTCAGGCGGTCAGCGCATCCACGTTCTCGGGCGACAGCGCGTAGTGGATCGCGAGCATGCTCGCGCCGATGACGGCCGCGTCGGCTCCGGTGCTCGACTCGACGATCGCCAGGTGCGTCGCGGCGAGCGGGGTCGAGCGCGTGTATACGACCTCGCGCACGCCCGCGAGCAGGTGCTCGCCGGCCTGCGCCATCGCGCCGCCGATGACGATCACCGAGGGGTTCATGAGGCTGACGCACGCGGCGAGCACCTCGCCGATGTCGCGGCCGGCCTGGCGCACCGCCTGGATCGCGTCGCGGTCGCCGCGCTTCACCCGCTCGACGACCTGGGCGCCCGACTCGAGCGGGCGGTCGCCGTCGTGCAGGGTGCCGGCGATGGCGGGGCCCGAGGCCAGAGCCTCGAGGCAGCCCTCGTTGCCGCAGTGGCACGGAACGCCCGCGCCGCGCGCGAGCCGCACGTGGCCGATGTCGCCGGCGATGCCCTGGGCTCCGCGCTGCAGCACCCCGCCCGTCGATCGAGCCCCGATAGGGTCGCCGCATGGTGACGATCGCGAGAACCGACGCTGAGCTCGACGCCCTCGTCGCCCGCCTCACCGACCCGAACCGCGAACGGCCCCTGGTGGTCGCCACCACGACGTTCGCGACCGGTGAGCCGTTCCTCGACCTCGACCGCCTCGCATCCGACGTCGGCGACGTCGCCGATCTCGCGCTCATCTCCTCCGGCCAGCTCACCTACCGCTTCGCCGCGGCGCTCCCGCCGGGCTGCGAGACCTACAACGGCGCCGTGCGCTCCTTCCCCGGCGGCGCCGACTGGATGCGCCGCCCCGAGCGGGCGCGCCGACGCTTCTCCTTCTTCGACCACGATCGCGACCGGATGCACGACTCGGTCGTCGACGACGTCCTCGGCATGGCGCACCGGGCCGGCCTCACCCGCGCCTCGACGAGCGGCGCCCGAGCTGTGACCGGCACCGTTCAAGGGCTCGTGGCCGACGGTTCCCGCGCCATCGTGCAGCTCGACGACGGCGGCCTCGCCACGATCACCGCCGAGCTCGCCTTCCCGCCGGCGCCGCTCGACTGGGTCATCCGACCCGGCATGACCGTGCACGGGATGCTCGATCCCGAGTCACGCCGCCTCGCACTCGACCCGGCCATCGCCGGCGCGGGCGACCTGTGGTCGCAGTTCCCCGAGGGCGGCGTCACCCTCGCCCTCGTGCACGAGGTGGATCGGCAGCGAGCCACCCTCCTCGTGCATCCCGCGCACCCCGTGACCGTCACCCGCGCCGAGCTGTCGGCGAACCCGCGCGACCGCGTCGACCTGCTGCTCGCCGAGGGCGACGTGATCGAGGTGCGGGTCGTGCGCGGCGCGCGCGGCGAACCGGCGCTGCGCACCATCGACCTCGACGACGACGAGACCGTGTTGCCGGCCGTGGCGCTGACCCCGGGCGGGATGCCCTGGCTCGAGCCGGGCCGCCCCCTGCCCGCCACCGAGGCCGACGTGAGGGCGGCCGACATCGACACCATGCTCGGATCCCGAGCCCGCGGCGCTGCTGCCGCGGCCGGCCCCGTCCCGGTGCCTGAGGCGCCGACGACGCGCATCGAGGCGGCACCGCCACCGGCACCGGCACCGGCACCGCCACCGGCTCCCGCGCAGGCCCGACCCGTTCCCGGGGCCGGCCCTCGACGCGTCGTGCCGCTCCAGTCGGGCGAGGCGACCTCGACCGCCCCGCACCCTGAACTCCCTGCTCGCGGTGCGTTGCAGAGCGCCCTCGCCACGGTCGACGCGCTCAAGGCTCAGCTGCGGGCTGAGAGGGCGCATCGCGCGGACGCCGAGGCGAGCGAGCTGGGCCGGGAGGTCGCGCAGCTCAAGGACCTGATCGGGGAGCTCGCTCGCGACGCCCGACGCGCCTCCGATGAGGCCGCCGTGCTGAGAGAGCGGCTCGGCAGTGCCCAGAGCGCGCTCCGCCAGGCCCGACGCACGGGCGGGGAGTCGGCGGTCGTGCGACCGCGCGATCGCCGTGATCGCTTCACCACGGCGGAGGACTGGGTGCGCCACGAGCTCTACCTGCTGTGGATCGAGCGCCTCGATGCGACGACGCGCGCCGAGCATCCCCTGCCCGACGAGATCGCGATCGGCGACCGCTTCTGCGAATCGCTGGAACCGCTCGACGACGGTCAGCTCGCCAAGGCGCTGCGCTGCGCGATGGAGGCGGTGACGCACTTCATCGGGCGCCTGCCCGCGCGCGAGGTGCACCCGTTGCGCTCGGGTGACGGCGGGGATGACGCGCCCGTCGTGCGATCGGCTGACGGGGCGCGGTGCCTGCGCGCGTACATCGAGCAGAGCACGCCGCAGGCGCGGCGGCTGCACTACTGGTCGATCCCGGGCGGGGGCATCGAGCTCGAACGCGTCGTGCCGCACGACGACGTCGAGCCCTGACGCAGGCTCACCCGAAGAAGATCGGATCACCCGAGTCGGCGAGGTACTCGAGCAGATGCTGCACGCGCGTCGTCGGGCGGGTGTACTCGTAGAGGTGGAACCGGCCGTTGCGGTCGCACCAGTAGATCGACCACTGCGCCGTCGTCCCGGTGTAGCGCAGGCGGGCGATCGGCGAGCGCGTCTCCGCCCCGATGCCGTTCCACGGCGGGCGCACCTCGACGATGTCGACGTGGCGCGGCGTCGCATCCGCCTCGAGCCGCACCTCCTTCCGCATCTCCTCGGGCCACTGCTCGCGGCACCACTGTCGGATCCGGTCGAGGTCGCTCGGGGGAATCGCCATACTCGATGGTCCCGCGGGCGGCACTTCGCGTGCAAGGGGGATGCTCGAGGGGGCTTGCGGGTATTTTCCCACAAAGCGTAGTGTGGGGTAATCCCCGCATCGCCTGATGGGGGGGAAGGGCCCACTATCGAGGAGCGACATGCCGGAACTGCGTGCCCGCAAGCCGAGCGATCTTGCCGCCGTGATCCGGGCTGCCCGCGAGGACGCCGGTCTGAGTCAGGCCGAACTCGCTGAGCGCCTTGCCTTCTCGCGCGATTACATGGTCGATCTCGAGGCGGGCAGAGCGGGCCTTCAGTTGACTCGGCTGTTCCGGGTTCTGCACGAGCTCGGGGTCACGGTCACCCTCGAGTACGAGGCCGATGATGCCGGCTCTTGAGCTCTTCCTGCACGACCGATTCGTCGGCACGGTCGAGCCGGCGCCGCGCGACCGGACCCGGGTGGTGCTCGCCGTCGATCCGGGCTACGAAGGCGAGGGCATCCTGCTCAGCGAAGCGTTCGCCGTGCTCGCCGGACGCCGCGCACCGACCGAGGCGGTGTCGAACTTCCTCGGGGGCTACGTGCCCGAAGGCAACCATCGCGCCGCCCACCATCGAACCCCTCGATGACCGGATGCTGGACCAGCGTCTGCGCCAGGCGATCGACGACAGCGACCAGGGCATTCCTGACGACAGCCGTTCGACGCTTCCCGGATACCAGCCGAAGCTGCTCGTCTCGAGAGCCGGCGACGGGTGGGCGTTGCCGCACGGCAGAGCTCACTCGACCTGGATCCTCAAGCCGCAGGTGCCCGCGCGGCCGACCCGCATCATCGACGAGCACTACGCCCATCTGCTCGGGCGGCACCTCGGCATGCTGGACTACGCGAGCGAGCTGCGAACGGCCGGCCGCACTCGCTATCTCGCCATCGAACGGTTCGATCGCGAGGTCGTCGACGGAGAAGTCCGACTGCATCACCAGGAGGATCTCGCTCAAGCGCTGTCGCTCGACTGGCGCAGGAGCGACGTCAAGTTCCAGGACCCGCGGCGTCCCCGCGACCCGAAGCGCGCAACCGCTCGACGCATCGGCGAAGTGCTCGGCACCATCCCCGCCGCCGACACCCCGGTCGAGGCGTGGCTCGCGAGACTGACGTTCCAGGTCGCCATCGGCGACAACGACGCGCACGCGAAGAACGTCGCGCTGCTCCATCTGCCGACCGGTACGCGACTCGCGCCGCTCTACGACGCGGTACCGAAACTGTTCCAGGAAGGCCTGATCTCGCACGATCTGGCACTCGCCATCGACGGGCAGTTCGACCACCGTCGCATCTCGGTCGAGCGACTCGTGAGAGAGGCGGTGTCCTGGGGCGTCATCTCACCCTCACGCGCCGAGGCCGTGGTCGAGACGATCATCGGTGCGGTCGCCCGAGCAGTGGATGAGGTGAGCGCACCCCGCGGACTCTCCGACGGTCTCGTCGACGCGCTGCGGTGGAACACGCGGCGGCTGCAGAGCGGCAGCGAGATCAGCGAGCCGAAGCGCTGAGGCGGTCCGTTCGGCCCCGCGGGCCCGGCGTTCGGGCGCTTGAGCGCACATTCGATGGGCAGAACATCCCGCCTCTGAGCCGCCGATCGAGCAAGCTGGCTGGCTGGCCGGCCCGCCGGAGCGCGCGCCGGCGCTACGCGCTCGCCCGCACCACCACGTCGGTCGGCATGAGCACGCGCGACGAGCTCGGCCCGCGCCCGGCGAGCAGGTCGAGCATCATGCGCGCCATCGCCTCGCCCATGAGCTCGGAGGGCTGCCGCACCGTCGTCAGCGGCACCTCGCCGGTGAGGGCGGCCGGGCTGTCGTCGAAGCCCATGACCGCGACGTCCTCCGGAACCCGGAAGCCCCGTTCGCGCAGCACGTTCACCGCGCCGAGCGCCATGAGGTCGCTCGCGACGAAGATCGCATCGAAGTTCTCACCCGAGGCGAGCAGCTCGCGGGCCGCGCGGGCGCCGCCGACCATCGTGAAGTCGCCGTCGGCGCGCGGGCCCTCGGGCAGCGAGGCCGCGGCGAGGGCATCCCGCCAGCCGGCCAGGCGGTCGAGACCGGCGGGCATGTCGACGGGGCCGTGCACCGTCGCCACCCGGGTGCGACCGTGCTCGAGCAGGTACCGCGTGCCCTCGGCGGCGGCGAGGCGGTTGTCGACGTCGACGTAGTACGTGCCGGGCGTCTGGTCGGGGTCGATCGGACGACCGCCGAAGACCACGGGCAGGCTCGCGCCGAGGGTCGCCAGGTCGTGGTCGCCCGAGTGGTGCGAGACGACGATCGCGCCGTCGACGTTGCCGCCCAGCAGGTAGTCGACCGACTTGCGCGAGCCCGAGGGCCCCGCCAGGTGCAGGTTGAGCACGTAGTCGCTGTCGTCGAGCACGCGGCTGATGCCCTGCACGACGGCGGCGAAGTACGGGTCGCCGAAGAAGCGGGTCGTGTCCTCCGGCGCGACGAGCGCGATCGCCATCGAGCGGCGGTTCGCCAGCGAGCGCGCGGCGCGGTTCGGGCGGTAGCCGAGGCGGTCGATCGCCTCCTGCACCGTCGCGATGACGTCGGCGCTCACCTTCGGCGAGCCGTTCACCACGCGCGACACCGTCGAGCGCGAGACGCCGGCCTCGGCCGCCACCATCTCCAGCGTGGGCGTGATGCGCGCCGGGGCGGTGTCGATGCTCATGCTGCGCAGTCTAAACCGGGCGTTCCGGGCGAGCCGTGCTCAGACGACGGCGTCGGCAGCGGCATCCGGCCCCGCCGCGCCATCGCCCGCCGAGCCCGCGTCCGCGCCCGACGCCGAGCTCGCACCCGCGCCCGCACCCGTCGCCGGCAGCGACCGCTCGCCGATGATGCGCCGGTACCGCAGCCCGCTCGTCTTCACCGTGCGCTGCTGCGTCGCGTAGTCGACCCGCACGAGCCCGAAGCGCTTGTCGTAGCCCCAGGCCCACTCGTAGTTGTCCATGAGCGACCAGTAGAAGTAGCCGAGCACGGGCACGCCCGAGTCGATCGCGTCGAGCACGGCCGCGAGGTGCGCCTCGAGGAAGTCCGCGCGCTCGACGTCGTCGACCGAGCCGTCGGCCTCGACGACGTCGTCGTAGGCGGCGCCGTTCTCCGTCACCGCGAGCGCGACGCCCGCGGGCTCGGCGTACTCGGCGTGCACGCGCTGCAGCAGGCGGGTCAGCCCCTCGGGCTGCACCTCCCAGTCCATGGCGGTGACCGGCAGCCCGCGCGGGTGCCAGTGCACGCCCTCATCGGCGGGGAACGGCGAGCGCTTCGGGCGCTCCGAGGGCGCGGCGGGCGCGAGGGCGGCCCCGGTGAAGGGATGCCCGCTCACCGCGTCCCCGTGGTAGTAGTTCACGCCCAACGCGTCGATGGGCGCCGAGATGGCCTCGAGGTCACCCTGCTGCACCGGCAGCGCGAGCCCGAGGGCGGCGAGATCCTCGACCACGTCGGCGGGGTAGGAGCCCCGGAAGATCGGGTCGAGGAACAGCCGGTTGTGCTGCCCGTCGATGCGCCGCGCGGCGTCGAGGTCGAGCGGGTCGTGCGGGTCGACGGGGTCGGGCACGGTCAGGTTGAGCGTGATGCCGAGCTGCAGCGAAGCATCCCGTCGGCGCAGCTCCTGCGTCGCGAGCCCGTGACCCAGCAGCAGGTGGTGCGCTGCGTCGAGCGAGGCCTGCGGGTCTTGGATTCCGGGCGCGTGCTCGCCGCTGAGGTAGCCGAGGAACGCCGAGCACCAGGGCTCGTTGAGCGTCGTCCAGGCCTGGATGCGGTCGCCGAGCACGTCGTGCACGTGGCCCGCGTACTCGACGAAGCGGTGCGCGGTGTCGCGGTTGCGCCATCCGCCGCCCTCCTCGAGCGCCTGCGGCAGGTCCCAGTGGTACAGGGTCAGCCAGGGTTGGATGCCCGCCTCGAGCAGCTCGTCGACCAGGCGCGAGTAGAACGCGAGGCCCTGCGCGTTGACCGCGCCGCCGTCG contains these protein-coding regions:
- a CDS encoding sacsin N-terminal ATP-binding-like domain-containing protein — its product is MSVWPEPDAALVAFVGERQRIAISNYVNDPLLLQEHLGHEEDLASGGYGKRQIPELLQNAADALLTGGSAGRVEFRIAGGNLYCANEGAAFDERGVTALCYAFIASKRGDEIGRFGLGFKSVLALTDNPQVFSRTVAFQFNAPGSQSIFIDAGIEGDRFPVMRVPAVIDARAEAASDPDLADLMTWASTIVKLPLARGGARVREELVNLPPNYLLFLDWVNELGVVLAGAEGQREPRTYLRQRDADDVTITNGDEVRRYAYASRMVRPSTQALAELPSTIARDEMLVSYAAPLDGKTAELGRLWAWFPLGDFTTARGAFNAPWHLIEDRTALVPGMSALNRELLEASAELFLEVAGRASTPEDPAAHFDLFPARGRETRSEADSFLSRRIPELASRRAFIPDANGALRVAEHFHGALDTDDDQVQPEGVRDWQASVPRSDVPHWRCYQTPTRRTRLRALLRATDDAGRGRSETTATAWLRELAMVRDQKAILAALDILAGVPRRAGSLPEIFSSPVIPLEGGGWARAAESSRVLLAEPGSVVPEGLPIVDRALSSVPEIRAVLRGLGFQGVSIDQTATALTAGIRSSWGEAEWERYWSAITSASPASGIRAMREAVDAGRTIKVRDRTGTWRTASSIFADQRIAAENDALHADPAIHRGRGDLLAAAGCLTGADSRADLSDDLVYARWRSHVTSHLEARLAAQNARLLEIHWPTAVGTGPLSLLHDLKDDHQALTAWSAEIIRNLDTQKLSIGFTVSTGAKGATDVVSPALWALTEYGRAQTTLGSLPFAVALGPSLSAYGAFLPVMADRDLALALSLPKDLASAPDSAIEFAFRRSDYMLEADGMERLTETLLQAADRRKFTRSAKLPAVSPDGQIRIVERSSVVLALSADDALELRADGTSYLPCSKSAAARLADQWGLRTSEEVLRRALEIIEGAEEVPLLDVFPALPRLAGDADLSRYKVRSSPRIVRKIQGPNGMREKELLGIEQGDLLTIDESLDEIGVLSQVSQLLQLRLSDEEIHRVIDLGQQLRVNELVGRVRAAGSDVEKILLLADAEQLGGLLPDGLLASVRQRKGAQNDREVAELYLTVRGYDALLMLKETMAGKGIQVPQQWAGSPEAQRLVASLGFATAFAGAKARNPLPVEHVLGKVELAPLHDFQEEIAKGVREIALERSTDGQAARALLNLPTGAGKTRVAVESIVRLLVSDELRGPILWIAQSEELCEQAIASWMEVWRAVGDRRVMEISRFFGGRELDESVQDVHIVVATDDQLLTRINSPQADMYRWLSEPGIVVIDEAHTAGSRSYTEILRWLGLTASRTDRPLIGLTATAYRGRNDETNRLFANRFGARRIDAPSLGDEPIAELRRREVLAEVDHRVLTGMNVPLDATADKEFFRLKEVTKSMLDRIGQDLDRTQMLVDDILKQDPEWPILVFAPSVVSAHTVAALLRLEGREDAAAVDGSMRMPERRRVIEKFKAGETRILVNCELLTQGFDAPKTRALYIARPTFSPNRYHQMIGRGLRGPRNGGKERCLIVNVEDTFEQFGDRLAFTEFDHLWSAG
- a CDS encoding DUF4190 domain-containing protein; protein product: MTDSSTPMPPSGSPAAPSAGATYAPAPTDPNFGAPAKRPGGNGLAITSLILGIVAILGFAVPVLNVFSALLAVVGLVLGVIAFIRKAGSRGLSLSGTIVSGLALLLSVIFIVIYAVGLSAAIDEVSSDDPAVVETPVAESEAEPAAPADEEAEEPAASDVGTRENPAPIGTTIEVSSFDEVIYEVTLGQPVLNANDAVAGANQFNEPAEAGFQYALVPVNVTYVGSETGTPWIDLAVEYVSAAGSTHTQADSPSVAPEPTMMSINEMYNGSTATGNIVIMIPTEGAAGGAWTVSALFGDPFFFAAE
- a CDS encoding ROK family protein encodes the protein MLQRGAQGIAGDIGHVRLARGAGVPCHCGNEGCLEALASGPAIAGTLHDGDRPLESGAQVVERVKRGDRDAIQAVRQAGRDIGEVLAACVSLMNPSVIVIGGAMAQAGEHLLAGVREVVYTRSTPLAATHLAIVESSTGADAAVIGASMLAIHYALSPENVDALTA
- a CDS encoding GNAT family N-acetyltransferase; the encoded protein is MTLTVTHEPDSERYTVHDGEELRGFIAYDRRDGVVQLIHVEVPPFLRNKGVGGEVVQAVLDHLRSESTDRVQPRCPFAVMWMRRHPEYADLTER
- a CDS encoding very short patch repair endonuclease, which produces MIGAMSPEPRSSDTSWAVNPGVRRSMLSNRRRDTAPELAVRRMLHASGLRYRVDFAPTANKRRRADIVFTRRRLAIYIDGCFWHSCPLHRTSPRANSDYWEPKLRRNVERDRETTAALAAAGWSVFRFWEHEPPELVVATVIAALRDQVPEHSAGVDALSIAAIRITARSDPHTPGAAAST
- a CDS encoding HNH endonuclease family protein — translated: MFLRGSETSEDVQIDHVVSLSNAWQTGAQQLDQQSRIRLANDPLNLLAVDGPSNMQKSDADAATWLPPNREYWCPLVARQVSVKAKYGLWVTPPERDAIARILDSCPGQSALRG